A genomic stretch from Papio anubis isolate 15944 chromosome 18, Panubis1.0, whole genome shotgun sequence includes:
- the MPHOSPH6 gene encoding M-phase phosphoprotein 6: protein MAAERKTKLSKNLLRMKFMQRGLDSETKKQLEEEEKKIISEEHWYLDLPELKEKESFIIEEQSFLLCEDLLYGRMSFRGFNPEVEKLMLQMNAKHKAEEVEDETVELDVSDEEMARRYETLVGTIGKKFARKRDHANYEEDENGDIKPIKAKKMFLKPQD from the exons ATGGCGGCCGAGCGGAAGACAAAGTTGTCCAAGAATCTGCTGCGCATGAAG ttTATGCAAAGGGGACTGGACTCGGAAACCAAGAAACaactagaagaagaagaaaagaaaatcatcagtGAAGAACACTGGTACTTGGATTTGCCAGAGCTTAAAGAAAAAGA GAGTTTCATAATAGAAGAGCAGAGTTTCTTACTATGTGAAGATCTTCTCTATGGAAGAATGTCATTCAGAGGATTTAATCCTGAGGTTGAG aaattgaTGCTTCAGATGAATGCTAAGCACAAAGCAGAAGAAGTCGAAGATGAAACAGTGGAGCTTGATGTGTCAGATGAAGAGATGGCTAGAAG ATATGAGACCTTGGTGGGGACAATTGGGAAAAAGTTTGCCAGAAAGAGAGACCATGCCAATTACGAAGaagatgaaaatggagacataaaACCGATTAAAGCAAAGAAGATGTTCTTAAAGCCCCAGGATTAA